From the bacterium genome, the window GATTTTTTGCGGGAAGCTCTTTCCGCAAGCATCAGTCTCTTTATCGCAAGACGCTTCTTTGTCTTGGGGGAATGTTTTGATTTTCTTTTCGGACTAAGGAATCCGCCTCTTTTTGCCATATAAATAAGTAGTTAATGAATAGTCGACTAATTCTACACCGATAAGAAAATTAAACAACCTTGAATATTCCTCCCCTTCTGGTATGAAGTGAGAACTACATTAAGAGATTTAAAATGTAAAAATTAAATTGTATATAAAAGAAAACCACCTGCAAATTTAAGGTGATTTCCTTACATTCGAGGTGGTTTAGGCTAGAACGCAAAACTTAATGTGCAAAGTCTGAGACCGCGGCGAGCAAGCGCTCGGTCAACAATGCCACAAATTCTTGTTTGTACACTTTTTTTCTTGAGTTGTTCACTTGTTAAAACACGTGAACATCTTTGAAGAACTTTTTTCAGAACACCATTCACCTGATTCATGGCTGCATCTCCAGTAAAGGGTTAGGGTTTCTGGTTCAACCAGTCTAAGCCTTATTGTACACCGTAATACAATATTTGTCAATATCTAGCTCCCCCGGGAGGATTCGGTCACAGGTTCTTGCTTCGCAGACCTGCGACCCCGACTCGGCGCTTCATCCTGCCCCGCAGGCGCGCCTCCGTCTTTCGAACCCCCTAACCGTGGAAGTTGGAAATACAAAAACGCCCGTGAAGGGCGTCTTGATTTTCAAAGCTCCCCCGGGAGGATTCGGCTACACGTCTTATCTCGCCGTCGCTCGGTAAACTCGCAGCCCGCCCCTCGCGGTTTTGTCTGCTGACAAAACATCGCTGCGGTCTTCGAATCCTCACGAACGCACAACAATGTGCGTTCTCCGTTTGGAAAACCTAAACGATAAAAAAGACCCTGCGTGGAGCAAGGTCTTTTTTATTCGTTGGCTCCCCCGGGAGGATTCGAACCTCCGACCAATCGATTAACAGTCGATTGCTCTACCGCTGAGCTACAGGGGAATGTAGTTATATTATTCCGCTCTGTTCTATGATTGCAAATTTTTATTCTTAGCAATCTCCTTACAGTGCGATCTCCTTACAGGAGCTGCACACCCTTTGAGATATTTTACTTCGTTCCTCATAAAATATCTCAAAGGGTCTTGCGAAGCTCCAAGTCTTCACTTCTCACTCCACCGCCAAGCTACAGGGGAATAATAAAGACTATACTAGCAAAAAATCGCTATCCTGCAATCTACTCTCTTATTCTCCAGCCCTTGGCAAAAAGACGTTCTACAAGCACGGAAAGACCGATAATCAGAAAAAGGGTCATGAGCATGCCGAACGTCTGATTGGCTTCGCTGATACCAACCATTGAAAACCGGATACCATCCGCAAAATAGAAAAACGGATTCCATAAAGCAATAACGTGCAAATTTTGCGGAAGCATTGAGATTGAGTAGAAAACACCTCCGAGAAAAGAAAGGGGCGTGATAATGAATGTGTTCCATACGCTTAACTGTTCGAATCCGCCCGCCTGAAGACCAGCAAGAATTCCCAATAGCGAGAAAATTGCAGACACACCGATAAGGTAGAAAAGGAAAAAGCCAAAATGTTCCATCTGTGCCACACCAAACAAAACGGCAATGAAAAGCACCCCCACACCAACCAAAATGCCGCGAACGACTCCGCTTAAAGTAAACCCAATTACCATTTCAAGATGGGAAAGAGGAGCAACAAGTATTTCTTGGATATTGCGCGTCCAACGGCCGAAATAAACTGCGGAAGAAGTGCTTCCAAAAGCGGCCGCGACAACATTCATCATCAGAATCCCCGGCAACACAAAGGAAATGTAAGAAACACCGCCGATAAGGTCTATCTTCCCGCCAACTATCGAACCGAAAATGAAAATGTAGAGGAAGGCGGAAATCAGAGGGGTAACAATCGTTTGTGTGATGACCCTAAACGTTCGCTCAACCTCTCTGCGTATCAATGTGTAAAATCCTACCCAGTTCATCCCGTTAGAAATTTATTTATAAAGATATCCTGCGCAGTGCGTCTGCCGAATAGGCAGTTCCCGTTATGAGCGAAGCGCTGCGCCGACAAGAAGGACGTGGCTATTTGCCACTCGCGCTTCGCGTGGTTATGTAAAGATAAATTTCGTACGGGACTCATGATGTTTTGGGTTTTTCTTCTTTGGTTAACTCTAAAAATCGCTCCTCGAGTTTTTTGCCCCCTTCAAGGAATACTTCCTTTTTATCAAGTGCGATAATTTTCCCTTTGTGAATAATGGCAATGCGGTCGCACAGCCGCTCAACTTCTTCAAGATAGTGCGAGGTAAGAAGGATGGTTTTTCCTTTTTTGTTCAAATCTTGGAGGTACTCCCACAAGTCATGTCTCATTTCGACATCAACACCCGCAGTCGGTTCGTCGAGAATCAAAACTTCAGGGTCATGCATCAAGGCTCGTGCGAGCATCACACGACGCTTAAGCCCGCCGGAAAGCCATTGAAATGGTTTAGTGGCATGCGGAAGAAGATCAAATTGAACCAAAAGTTCATTGATGCGTTTTTTCCGTTCCGCGCTCCTCATGCCATAATATCCCCCCATATAATCGAGAATCTTTCGGGTAGTCGAAAAAATATCAACATTGAATTCCTGGGGAGACAGTCCCACTTTTTTTCGCGCCTCGCGGTAGTTGTTTTTTACATCAGCTCCACCGACAAGAATTGAGCCCTCGGCATACGTTGCGATTCCCGTAATACAATGGATTGTTGTCGTTTTCCCCGCTCCGTTCACTCCCAAAAATCCGAAAAACTCTCCTTTCTCTATACGAAAAGAAATGTCGTCGACAGCGACGGCATTTTTATATTTCTTTTTCAGATGTGTAATTTCTAGCGCACTCACGGCTCCCCATTATAACAAATAAAATCTTTTGGCAAAATTCCCAATGCACTTCTGTGTAACGTAGTATAATTGGGCATATGCATCTTTCTCGCGCTTCCTTCCTTTCATATATGCGCAATTTTATTTTTGGCGCGGAAGACAGTCTTGTGTCTACGGTGGGTTTGCTTGCAGGTATTGCCGCGGCAGGAACTGAAAAACGAGAGATTGTCATTGCCGGTCTTGTCCTGATTACCGTGGAAGCCTTTTCCATGGGCATTGGGAGCTACCTTTCGGAACGCAGCCTCAGCGATTCCGAGAGCAAAGACGGGGAAAGAAAAACCATTGTGGGAGCCCTGATTATGCTTCTTTCTTATGCCCTGGCCGGCTTTATTCCCCTTTCCCCATATTTGTTTCTTCCAATAGATATTGCCTCGAATACATCCATCGGAGCCACTTTGGCGTCTTTGTTCCTGCTCGGAATAATCAGCGCGCGAGCGTTAAAAACAAATGTGCTGAAAAATGCTTTTCGTCTATTGTTTTTTGGCGGAATTGCTTCCCTGTTGGGAATCGCCGTCGGTATTGCGCTTAAATAGAAGCGCGGTACTATAACAAATAGAAAGGAGGTGCGTATGGACGAAAACGACCATTTGTCTCTGGAGATGCAAGGTGGTAGTGGATTCGTCAAAGAGCAGAGATGGAGACGGACATTGTGTGGTGCAGTGCTCCTTGAACTTCCTGAACATTTGAAAAAGGCTTTTTTCAGGTATGAAAAATCATTTCCGAAAAAGTCTTTGCGTACATCGGGACTCATTACACCCAAGAGCCGCTGTTGCGGTGCGAGACTCCACTTAAGCAAGGGAGGAATCCGCAAAGAAATCTGCAACAAGTGTGGAAAACCGAATCCACCACCTGTCCGTTATTGCTAAAGACCGCTATCAACCCTATGTAGCGGTCTTTTTTTAGGGGTTGCCTAAATTTATTGACACGGTATAATGGGTGCTTGGTTGAACATTATCAGTCGTAATTTTGTTTTTGACTGAAGTAATATGGACGAAATGAACAACTCCATGGAAAACATGGACGAGCAGAAGAAGCCGGAAGAAACAACTGAAGGCACAGAAGAAAGCACAGAAACTTCTTCTGAAGAAGAATAGACAGAAATCGAAAACCCCTCCGCCTTAAGCGGAGGGGTTTTGTTTTAGAGTCTAAAGTTTCCCTATAATGGCCGCTATTTTATGAGAATCGTGACGTAGGACGGATGTGTCGTCATAAATATCGTCTATCACTATTTTCCCCCCGTATTGCGAAAGCGCGCCATCTATAATAACCGGATATTTCTTTTCCGCTTCGTAACCCTTTAACAGGGGCGAGGGCACAACTTTCGAGTTCCCGACAATAACATCAAAATGTTTCATCCCAAGATACAACAGTACTTCGCGGGCGAAGTCGGATGCGCAAAATCCGTGAGTTTCGCCCCACTTTGTCATCAAATTAAGTATATAAACTTTTTTTGCGCGACTTTCCCGAATCGCTTCCGAAACCCCTTTTACCAGAAGATTCGGAATTATCGATGTATATAAATCTCCTGGACCGATAATAATCATATCCGCCTGCGTAATGGCTTCCCGGGTTTTTTCGTACACATGTGCTTCGGGCTTAAGAAAAACTTTCTCTATGCGTTTTGAGCCGTCATGTTTGGGAATATCGATGTTGGTTTCTCCCTCAATTATGCTCCCATCTTCAAGTTCCGCGCATAACTGCGATTTGTGCACGCTTACGGGCAAGACGGTGCCTTTAATATTGAGAAGCTTCCCCGCTTCCGCTATCGCCTCCGCATCGTCAGACTTGATGTGTGCAAGAGCCGTTAAAAATAAATTGCCGAAATTGTGCCCGTGAAGGGTGCTCCCCGGATTATTGAAACGAAAATTAAAAAGACTTCGCAGTGTTTCTTCCCGCTCCCCTCCCGACAAAGCGACGAGACACCGGCGCGCATCGCCCGGCGGTAAAACTCCGAATTCGTCTCGGAGAATTCCGCTTGAACCACCCGAATCAAACATCGTGACCACGGCGGTGATGTCAAACGGATATTCCTTCAGACCACGGAGCATAACAAAGCTTCCGGTGCCGCCCCCGATGACGACTACTTTCTTTTTCCTTGTCGGGCTAAGAAAGCGCATACGTTTTACTCGGACGGTTTCTTATGAAGTATGAGAGAGGCTATTTCGTCAAACCGCCGTGGCAGTGTTTCTCGAAAGAAAATTTCTCTTTCGGAAGGTTCGTAGGCCCCGACTTCCTGCCACAAGGCGCGCCCGGCAAGAAATCCCTTTGCTCCGGCTTCAACGGCCGTCTGGAGTTGCTCTTTGAAAGCGTCGAAAGATACTCCGCGGGTCAGAAGAATCCACGGGACATTGCCTGCTTTTGTGTTCATTTCCTTACATACATACGGGTCACCTTCGGGGAATTCAAGTTTCCACACGTCGGGAATAATATCCTTTGCAATAAGCGCATCCATGGAAGAAAGAATCAGTTCTCCGCGCGATTTCGGGGCCCCTTCCACTTCGTATGTCACGATCTCAAGGAACAAAGGCATTTGTGCGGAGTGAGCGTCGGCGAGCACTTCTTTGGCCGTTTGAAGTTGCTTTTCCGCTGATTTGGAAAACGGGTTGAAGTAAAGAAGCAGTTTGACTCCCTGCGCTCCTTTTTCTTTTAAATCTTTAGCTGTGTAGATAATTTTCGTGTATCGTTCGTCGGTTCCTCCTTCGTAGCTGGATTCCTCAACACGCAAAAGATAGGGCGGCTGATGAAGAGTTTTCTTTGTCGCTCCCTCGTATGCGGGCAAACCATATTCCGAATCAATGAGAACCCCGCTCATCCGGGAAAGCAAAGAAGCGATAATACCCCGTTTGAGTTCAATGATATCCGAAGGGTACACCCCTGCGGGATTGCGCGGATTGATAATTTTCCTGAAACTGTCTTCGTGGTCAAGAGCAAGCATCAAAAACGCACCTCTTTTCGTAAATATATCGGCGTTCATAAAAATTGTTTGTTTAAGTACAGAAAATTATATCACAGGGAAACCGTAAAAAAGAAAAAGAGAGTGAGAAGCGAAGACTTGGAGCTTCGCAAGACCGGAGGAGCGCTTCCGCTCCGAGGTGGGGTCGCGAAATTTTCTAGTAAGAAAATATTCGTGACAGGATAAAAACCAGAGCAAAAAGCCCCTTCAGGGGGCTTTTACTTTTTCTCTTTGTACACCGTATGCTTCCGGGCTATTGGGTTGTATTTTTTAATTGAAAGTTTCGCCGGAGTATTTTTTTTGTTTTTGGACGTAAAATACACATGGCCCTTACCTACGCCTTTTGCGTCCCCTTCCGAAACGATTCTTATGAGTTTATCTTGAGACATAACGAGAAAAAGTATAACAGAAAAAAAAGAAAGCGCAATGTCCGTGAATGAGGGTCATTGCGTCTTCCGGGAACATGCTATCATGAAATGCATAAGACCTTTTCGGGGTCGAATTTTATATAACTCCTTTACAAACCAAACAATGAATAAAATTGCATGGTGGCTTGTCATCATCGGGGCTCTTAACTGGGGACTCGTAGGGATAGGCGAACTCGTCGGAGGAAATTGGAACATGGTCAATTTGCTTCTCGGAAGCATTTCTTCACTTGAAGCCATAGTATACGTGCTCGTTGGCGCTTCGGCAGTCGTTCTCCTCCTTGATAAGAAGAAAATGATGTAGTGTCTATTTAGGCATTTACAGCAAGAAAACAAATAATAAAAATACCGTCAGCCCAAGGCTGACGGTATTTTTATTAGAATTTGAGTTGACGAACAAAGGAACCGAGTATGTTGTGAATTTTCCCGAAATAAATTTTGAAATAAAGCGGTCTTTCTTCTATGCCTCTGGCTCCCGAGAAAATACGTCCCCCATTTTCAAGTTCTTGATATTTTACGTGCGGGTTTGTAACGGTCATGTGGCTTCCCATTTTTTTTGCTGTCCGGTATTTTCCGTCGCTGCAAAAGACTTTTTCACTTAACACGAAATCAACGTTGATCTCATTGAGCCGCGCAAGCTCTTCCGACTCATGTTTTTCTTCCTCAATGATGAAATCACGCAGATCTTCAAGCAGACGATTCACATCCTCCTGAAGTCTCGTCGCCGGAAGATCTTTTTTGTGCTGTTTTCTTAAAAATGATACTGCGTTCATAGTTTTTGTGTTTAGTTATAAGCACTATTTGCTTACTCTCAATAGTATCATTCTTTTGACATAATGTCAATGTATTTATATGATAAATGGCTTAGAATATAAGAAAAAGCGCGTCAGCCTAAGGCTGACGCGCTTTTATTGTTTTGTTTGCCTTAAACAGAAACTGATGCCGGTACAGGACCGACAAAATTACGAATTCTTCCCTTTCCGTTTTTTGTATGCCGGGGGAGAGCGAGTAATTGACGGGCTCTTTTGAACACCGACTCAATTGTTGACAAATTGGTTTGGGTGATACGGAGGTTTCGAATAATGTTTTTTTCCTGTAACTGGAGGTACTTGATCATGGGTACGGTTTTGCCCTTGAATTCTTTCCACCGTTTCTCGAAAGTGGACGTCGAGTCGTCTTTCCTGTCACCTCTGGTTTTGCCGGCACGAAGCAGTCTCTCGAGGAAAATTTCCTTTTCCCCGTCAAGAAAGAGATGTGTGACGCCAAAATGTGACCAATAACGTATGAAACTTGCGCGTTGGCCGTTTGTCCGGGGATAACCGCAAACAATTATCGGTATGCTCTTTGGCGCATAATCACCATTTCTTTCACGAATAATGCGCGTAACTTCTTTTTGGAAGCACGTGTCAATAATTTCGTCGGGAAGCAAATGACCCGAATTCATTGCCGTTTTCAGCGCCTCCTGAAGGTGGGGTTCTTTCAAAACGTTCGAAAAACTCGGGTCGTTTTGAATCGTTTTGCGAAGATAATCGCCCATGTCGATGAAACCAAAACCATATTCGCGGGCGAGCCCTTCCGCAAGGGTGTTTTTGCCCGAACACGGTCCACCGGTAACCAGGATAAAACGAACGCTTTTCTGCATTAACTACCTCCTCTGTTTAATAGGTTATAACGAACTTATCCTGGGCGAAAGAGTACCCCAAAAAACTACAAAGGTCAATATTTAGGGGGCGACAGGAAAAGTCTTTTTGCCTGCATATACGGCCTCATTCCCCAATTCTTCCTCAATTCTTAATAGCCGATTGTATTTTGCCACCCGCTCACTTCGGGAAAGAGAGCCTGTTTTAATCTGCCCTGTCCCAAGACCTACCGCAAAATCGGCTATGGTCGTGTCCTCGGTTTCTCCTGAACGGTGGGAAATGATTGATGTATATCGAGCTTTCCGCGCGATTTCGATAGTGTGTATCGTTTCGGTGACAGTCCCTATTTGATTTAGTTTCACAAGGATTGAATTTCCAACTCCTTCCGTAATTCCTTTTTCGAGGCGTACGGGATTTGTTACAAACAAGTCGTCACCGACAATCTGCATTTTCCCACCAAGAATATCGGTAAGTTTTTTGTATCCATCCCAGTCATCTTCGTACAGGCCATCTTCAAGAGAAATAAGAGGATATTTTTTCTGCCAGTCCACGTACATGGCAATCATTTCATCCGTCGTAAGATTTTTCCCTTCGGTTTTGAGGTTATATTTTCCATCGGCATAAAGTTCGTTCGACGCGGCGTCTATGGCAAGAGAGACATCTTTTCCGGCAACATAACCGGCGCGGTCAATTGATTTTAAAATCACTTCAATGGCAGCCTCGTTTGAAGGCAGAGCGGGCGCGTATCCTCCCTCGTCCCCAACCATGACATTGCAATTCATTTCTTCGAGTACTTTCTTCAGTGTATGAAAAATTTCCGAACCGTATCGCAATGCTTCTTTAAACGTCTGCGCCCCGTGCGGTACTATCATGAATTCTTGAAGATCGGTGGAATTAAGAGCATGTTTTCCGCCGTTTAAAATGTTCATGAGAGGAACGGGAAGAATCATCTTGCCTTTTCCGCTTATGTCATTGAAATAGCGGTAGAGCGGTTTCTTCTCGCTCTGGGCTGCCGCGTGAGAAAATCCGAGTGATACTCCTAAAATCGCGTTTGCCCCAAGATTACTTTTGTTTTCTGTGCCGTCAATTTCAAGCATTGTCTTGTCGAGATTTTCTTGACCAAACTCTTTTCCGACAAGCGAATTACTCAAGGTTGTGTTTACGTGCGTAACCGCGTTGGATACCCCTTTACCTTGATACCGTTTTTTGTCTCCATCGCGGAGTTCAACGGCCTCGTGCGTGCCTGTGGAAGCGCCGGAAGGAATGGCCGCACGGCCAAATGCGCCGTCTTCAAGAGTAACGTCAACTTCAACAGTAGGATTCCCGCGGGAGTCGAGAACTTCTCTTGCAAAAATGTTTCGTATTTTCTTTATCGTTTCCATTTGATGAGGACAGTATAGCAAAAACCCGCTCTAATTTCCTTTTGCAAAACACGATAAAATCCTACTGGATTTTTCTCTGCTCGCCTTCTTCAGGCTCCGCAAGATTTTTTAAAAGGAAATTCTCGCTCAAACGTCCTGAAGGAAAAGCTAAAGAAAAACAAAAAACCCCGCTTGCGCGGGGTGTTTTTGTTTATGCTTAGCGAGGCTGCATAGGTCGCGCCTCGTTAACCGTGATGGTTCTACCATCCATGTCCTTGCCATTGAGCATGTCAATAGCTTTCTGTCCGTCTTCGTCGTTTGTCATAGTGACAAATCCGAATCCGCGGGACTTTCCGGTCATACGGTCCATAATGACGTTTGCTGACTCAACTGCTCCGGCCTGTGAGAAAACTTCTGAAAGTCTCTCATCGGTCGTAGTGTAAGGCAAACCGCCAATATATAACTTCTTCGCCATTTGTTTCCGATGTACGTTAACTGAATAATTGCATCGCACACGAACCCCTACCAATGGCGAGTTAAAACCCTAGACCCACTGGAGATTTACGATACAAGAAGGGATTATACAAGAAATGAAGAAAAAAGCAAGCCTACAAGAGCGCATTGTCGATAGCGTATTCTCCGACACGCGTCCGAGTAAGAGAAAGAATAGTGCCCCCACAAGCCAGATTTTGGCCAAGTAAGTGAACAAGTCCGCGTATATACGTGCCCGAAGTGACTGAAAAAAAGACCGATGTTGTCCTGAATGTCTCCCCTTCTTTTCCCGCAAGTGTTTTGCGCCACTCCCGCACAATATCGTCCTGGCGAAAATTACCTGAAATTTTGGAAATTTTTTCTTCAATGGCCGAAAGAAGAACCTTACCGTGCATCGCGTTGTGAGAAACCACGTATGCGTTTTCCACGTGAATATCTTTGAGAGGAATTTCAATTTCGTTTATTTTTCCTTCACGGGCCCATTGAAACAGTGGTTTACCGAGAACCGGCTTGGAAGAGTAGGCTGGAAAGTGCTGGTGAGTTTCGTCGTGAAGTTTTTTCACTTCTTCTTCGACAAGAACATCAAATGTTTCGGGAAAGGAAAACGGCGTGCTGCGCATTATTCCGAGAATGTCGTATGTGTCGGTTGAAAAACCCCACAGGATTTCACATACATAGTCTTTGGTAAAAGAAAGATATTGCGCACGTTTTTTATTTTCTTCATCAACAAGCACGAGAAGCACCCCCTCGGCCATTGGGTCAAGACGTCCCGCATAACTCAATGTCGCATCCGCATACAGCGGATTTTCTTTTTTAAAACGCTCAAGACGTTCTTTGGGCGTTTCCCCAATACGTTTGTATAGATTGATGATTCCTTGTTTCTCCTTCATCTTTTGGCTACAATAGTACCTATCATGGAAGAAAAGGCAAAGAAGCTTTCAACTGAGAGCTACAAAGGTGTGCGGGATTTTTATCCCGAAGACATGGCTGTTCAAAATTATATTTTCTCGACATGGAGAAAAATAGTTGAGGAAGCCGGGTATCAAGAGTATGAAGCATCCATACTTGAATATGCCGACCTCTATCGAAGTAAAGGAAACGACGAAATTGTTAATGACCAGATGTATCTGTTCAAGGATAAAGGCGACCGTGAAGTTGCCCTTCGTCCAGAAATGACACCTTCGCTTGCCCGCATGATTGCGGCAAAGCGCAGAGGTCTCAAGCTCCCCCTCCGTTGGTATTCAATCCCAAACGTTTTTCGTTACGAACGTCCTCAACGCGGACGCAAGCGCGAACACTGGCAGCTCAACTGTGACCTTATAGGTGTTCCTGGAATTGAGGGAGATGTAGAGATTATTTCTCTTGCTCATAAAACTATGCGAGAGTTCGGAGCAAAAGATGAAGATTTCATTATACGAGTGAATGACCGGAAACTCTTTGACGAAATTTTTGAAGAGATTGGCGGTTGTTCATCGAGTACGAGAAAAGAAGTTATACGCCTTGTGGATGCTCAAGAAAAAATTGATAACTTTAAAGACGAACTTACCCGTAACTTGGGAGAAGAGAAAAAAGAAAGATTTCTAGAACTTTTGAATGGGAAGAAAACAACAAAAAATCTTGATAACTTAAAAAACGAGCTCAATTCAAGAGGGATTAATAATGTGGTTATTGATACAAACATTGCTCGGGGTTTTGATTACTACACGGGTATTGTCTTTGAAGCTTTTGACACAAACACGGAAAATCGTCGTTCTCTTTTTGGTGGTGGACGATATGATAATTTGCTTGAGATGTTCGGTGTAGAACCTGTAGCAATCGTTGGTTTCGGTATAGGAGATGTTACTGTTCGCGATTTTCTGGAAAGCCACAACCTCCCGCTTACTATTTCTAAAAAGTTATAATTTCTAGAAACTCCAGTATGCGAAAAATAGTTTTTGATGTTGAAACCGCGAATCTCTTTCAAGACGTGGGTACGAATAATCCTGCCGATTTGACCATTTCTCTTCTTGCCATTTACGACTACACGGAAGACAAGTATTCATCATTTTTGGAAAACGAACTTTCGCAGTTGTGGCCTATTCTCTCAAAAGCTGACATTCTTATCGGCTATAACTCGGACCACTTCGACATCCCCCTTCTCAATAAATATTACCCCGGCAATCTGGCAAAAATTAAAAGTGTTGATTTGCTGAGAGAGATTAAAAACAGTATTGGCAAGCGCGTACGCCTTGACCAGGTGGCGCAAGGAACTCTCGGTGTTTCTAAATCCGGACACGGCCTCCAGGCCCTTGAATGGTGGAAAAAGGGCGAGATAGAAAAAGTGAAAGCATATTGCATCGATGACGTAAAGATCACAAAAGATCTGTACGAGTATGCGCTTAAAAATAGCAAACTTTTCTATAAAGAAGGCCCTGCCAAACTTGAAATAAAACTTGATACCAGGCTTTGGGAAGAAGTCAAAGAAACCGCTTTCACCCAATCACTTTTCTAAAGAAAGTGGCGGCCTGTCAAAAAATAATAAACCAAAAAAGAAGCGCTACCAAAATGCGGTATATGCCGAATGGGACAAAGTCGTGTTTTTGAACAAATCCGAGGAAAAATTTGATACTTGCCATGGCAACCAAAAATGCCGAGAAAAAACCCACGGCAAGTATCCCCGCCTCGTTTAAGGAAAAAGTGGAAGCATTTTTGTACAGATCAAGCCCGCTTGCGGCAAGCATCGTGGGCACGGCAAGCAGGAAGGAAAACTCAACGATTGTTTTTCTTTTGAGCCCCAAAAGCAATCCTCCCAGAATTGTCGCAGCCGAACGCGAGACTCCGGGAATAAGCGCCACGGACTGGAACAGCCCGACAAAAAACGACTGGGAATAAGAGATGGAATGCACGTCTTCGGTTGCGGTGTCTTTTTCCTTATGGAGAAGTTCAAAAACAATAAGAACAATACCACCGATAAAAAGCGCCCAAAGAACAATGGCGTTATTCCCCAAGAAATATGTTTTCACAACGCGGTACAGGGTAAATCCAACAAGCGCCGTCGGGAGAAACGCGACAACAAGTTTCTTTATGATGGTAAGGTTAAGAAACGATTTCCAATAGAGAACGATAACCGAAGCGATGGCCCCGAGTTGAATGATTATTTCAAAACTTTTAAGGAAATCCGTTTGGGCCAAATGTGAAATTTGACTCACGAGGATTAAATGCCCCGTCGAGGATACCGGTAAAAATTCGGTAATGCCCTCAACTATGCCGAGCAAAATCGCTTGGATAACGGTCATTACAGTATTATCACAGAAAATCTGCGCTTCCGTAAGTCCTGCTAATTTGGAATGGCTGTGGTAAAATGAGGCTCATTAACAAATCACAGTCTATTACCATGGATACTACGCAGAACAAATGGACAGTCCCCTTTGCTATTGTCGTTGCCGGAGCCCTTATCGCGGGAGCGATTTATTTTTCAAATAAAAGTACTTCCCAAACACAACAGCAGCCACAAACGGGCACTCCACAGAAAGTGACAATTACTCTTGAGCCCGTAAGCGCAACCGAGCATATTTTAGGCAATCCTGCTGCCGCAATTACCGTGGTTGAATTCTCCGACACCGAATGCCCGTTCTGCAAGCAATTTCACACAACAATGCACCAAGTAGTCGATGAATATGGGAAGGACGGTTCCCTTGCCTGGGTATATCGACATTTCCCCATTCCCGAGCTTCACCCGAAGGCCGCCAAAGAATCGGAAGCGCTTGAGTGCGCGGCTGAACTGGGCGGAAATGAGAAGTTTTGGGCATATACCGATAGAATTTATGAGATCACCCCTTCAAACAACCAGCTTGATGCCGCGCAACTTCCCATTATCGCAAAAGAGGTAGGTCTTGATGTAACCGCGTTCAATAATTGCCTTTCAAGCGGGAAATACGCCGCAACGGTTGAAGCCGACAAACAGGAAGCGGTGAAAGCGGGAGGCCGTGGCACCCCGTTCTCCGTTATCATATTAAAGAAAAAACTAACCGACGATGCCGAGGGGGTCATAGGCCAACTTGCGGCGCAACTGC encodes:
- a CDS encoding YvcK family protein, coding for MRFLSPTRKKKVVVIGGGTGSFVMLRGLKEYPFDITAVVTMFDSGGSSGILRDEFGVLPPGDARRCLVALSGGEREETLRSLFNFRFNNPGSTLHGHNFGNLFLTALAHIKSDDAEAIAEAGKLLNIKGTVLPVSVHKSQLCAELEDGSIIEGETNIDIPKHDGSKRIEKVFLKPEAHVYEKTREAITQADMIIIGPGDLYTSIIPNLLVKGVSEAIRESRAKKVYILNLMTKWGETHGFCASDFAREVLLYLGMKHFDVIVGNSKVVPSPLLKGYEAEKKYPVIIDGALSQYGGKIVIDDIYDDTSVLRHDSHKIAAIIGKL
- a CDS encoding ABC transporter permease, which encodes MNWVGFYTLIRREVERTFRVITQTIVTPLISAFLYIFIFGSIVGGKIDLIGGVSYISFVLPGILMMNVVAAAFGSTSSAVYFGRWTRNIQEILVAPLSHLEMVIGFTLSGVVRGILVGVGVLFIAVLFGVAQMEHFGFFLFYLIGVSAIFSLLGILAGLQAGGFEQLSVWNTFIITPLSFLGGVFYSISMLPQNLHVIALWNPFFYFADGIRFSMVGISEANQTFGMLMTLFLIIGLSVLVERLFAKGWRIRE
- a CDS encoding ABC transporter ATP-binding protein, encoding MSALEITHLKKKYKNAVAVDDISFRIEKGEFFGFLGVNGAGKTTTIHCITGIATYAEGSILVGGADVKNNYREARKKVGLSPQEFNVDIFSTTRKILDYMGGYYGMRSAERKKRINELLVQFDLLPHATKPFQWLSGGLKRRVMLARALMHDPEVLILDEPTAGVDVEMRHDLWEYLQDLNKKGKTILLTSHYLEEVERLCDRIAIIHKGKIIALDKKEVFLEGGKKLEERFLELTKEEKPKTS
- a CDS encoding VIT1/CCC1 transporter family protein, which translates into the protein MHLSRASFLSYMRNFIFGAEDSLVSTVGLLAGIAAAGTEKREIVIAGLVLITVEAFSMGIGSYLSERSLSDSESKDGERKTIVGALIMLLSYALAGFIPLSPYLFLPIDIASNTSIGATLASLFLLGIISARALKTNVLKNAFRLLFFGGIASLLGIAVGIALK
- a CDS encoding DUF2090 domain-containing protein, whose translation is MNADIFTKRGAFLMLALDHEDSFRKIINPRNPAGVYPSDIIELKRGIIASLLSRMSGVLIDSEYGLPAYEGATKKTLHQPPYLLRVEESSYEGGTDERYTKIIYTAKDLKEKGAQGVKLLLYFNPFSKSAEKQLQTAKEVLADAHSAQMPLFLEIVTYEVEGAPKSRGELILSSMDALIAKDIIPDVWKLEFPEGDPYVCKEMNTKAGNVPWILLTRGVSFDAFKEQLQTAVEAGAKGFLAGRALWQEVGAYEPSEREIFFRETLPRRFDEIASLILHKKPSE
- the rpmG gene encoding 50S ribosomal protein L33 yields the protein MSQDKLIRIVSEGDAKGVGKGHVYFTSKNKKNTPAKLSIKKYNPIARKHTVYKEKK
- a CDS encoding DUF378 domain-containing protein gives rise to the protein MNKIAWWLVIIGALNWGLVGIGELVGGNWNMVNLLLGSISSLEAIVYVLVGASAVVLLLDKKKMM
- a CDS encoding nucleoside monophosphate kinase, with the translated sequence MQKSVRFILVTGGPCSGKNTLAEGLAREYGFGFIDMGDYLRKTIQNDPSFSNVLKEPHLQEALKTAMNSGHLLPDEIIDTCFQKEVTRIIRERNGDYAPKSIPIIVCGYPRTNGQRASFIRYWSHFGVTHLFLDGEKEIFLERLLRAGKTRGDRKDDSTSTFEKRWKEFKGKTVPMIKYLQLQEKNIIRNLRITQTNLSTIESVFKRARQLLALPRHTKNGKGRIRNFVGPVPASVSV